One segment of Alnus glutinosa chromosome 2, dhAlnGlut1.1, whole genome shotgun sequence DNA contains the following:
- the LOC133860232 gene encoding probable beta-D-xylosidase 7 has translation MTDFREPLPFPSPPTTCCTPLTCPAHQHGVVRLVPILPLISSVAKKPVVLVLLSGGPVNISSAKNDKNIGSFLWAGYPGQAGGSAIAEVIFGDHNPGGRLPVTWYPQDFVKVPMTDMRMRAEPSSGYPGRTYRFYEGEKVFKFGYGLSYSKYVYELPAVTQSI, from the exons ATGACAGACTTTAGAGAACCCCTCCCTTTCCCGTCACCACCAACAACATGTTGTACTCCACTTACTTGTCCTGCACATCAACATGGAGTAGTGCGCCTGG TTCCAATTTTGCCCCTCATTTCAAGTGTAGCTAAGAAACCAGTTGTTCTGGTTCTTCTTTCTGGTGGTCCGGTTAATATATCTTCAGCCAAGAATGACAAGAACATCGGAAGCTTCTTGTGGGCTGGTTATCCCGGCCAAGCCGGAGGAAGTGCGATTGCAGAAGTTATCTTTGGCGACCACAACCCAG GAGGAAGATTGCCAGTGACTTGGTATCCGCAAGATTTCGTAAAAGTACCAATGACAGACATGAGGATGAGGGCAGAGCCATCATCAGGCTATCCCGGGCGCACGTACCGTTTCTACGAAGGTGAAAAAGTTTTCAAGTTCGGTTACGGCCTCAGCTACTCAAAATATGTTTATGAGCTCCCAGCTGTCACACAAAGCATATGA